Proteins from a genomic interval of Thunnus maccoyii chromosome 1, fThuMac1.1, whole genome shotgun sequence:
- the LOC121899781 gene encoding relaxin-3 receptor 1-like: protein MDEIFNHSGAVNRSSPGDEKFSFEDIDVGADGTPILRILISVVYSVVCAVGLVGNLLVFFLMRLRQGRKRSTINFFIINLAITDFQFVLTLPFWAVDTALDFSWPFGDAMCKIILSVTVMNMYASVFFLTAMSVTRYLSVASALKKKSYRRSRCVKWVCAVLWVAATVATAPTTIFSTVTVVAGEKLCLLKFPEGHDWLALYHIQKILIAFIIPMLIVSVNYLMLLRFVRRRSMDSSNPKRRSRVTKSVAIVVLSFFCCWMPNHAITFWGVLVKFNAVNWDKSYYMVHTYVFPVTVCLAHANSCLNPVLYCLMRPEIRKMLSGLFWRVSTPSTNKGCATRSFTQGETQGVVPLQIMDNGEYTLSIIDRKGLSSSKKIIHA from the coding sequence ATGGATGAAATATTTAACCACAGTGGAGCAGTGAACCGAAGTTCGCCCGGCGATGAGAAGTTCAGTTTCGAAGACATCGATGTCGGCGCAGACGGCACCCCCATCCTGAGGATACTCATCTCTGTGGTGTACTCTGTAGTTTGCGCAGTGGGTTTGGTGGGGAACTTGCTCGTCTTTTTCCTCATGAGGTTACGACAAGGTCGAAAGAGGTCCACCATCAATTTTTTCATCATCAACTTGGCAATAACAGACTTCCAGTTCGTGCTCACTTTGCCCTTCTGGGCTGTGGACACCGCGCTGGACTTCAGTTGGCCGTTTGGAGACGCCATGTGCAAAATCATCCTCTCAGTCACCGTGATGAACATGTATGCAAGCGTCTTTTTTCTCACTGCCATGAGTGTTACTCGTTACTTGTCTGTCGCCTCTGCTCTGAAGAAAAAATCTTACAGAAGGTCACGGTGTGTGAAGTGGGTTTGCGCGGTGCTGTGGGTGGCGGCAACCGTCGCCACAGCTCCAACAACTATCTTCTCCACTGTAACGGTGGTCGCTGGAGAAAAACTCTGTCTCCTCAAGTTCCCAGAGGGGCACGACTGGCTCGCCCTCTATCATATCCAGAAAATCTTGATAGCTTTTATCATCCCTATGCTCATAGTCTCTGTCAACTATCTGATGCTTCTGCGCTTCGTGAGACGTAGAAGTATGGACAGCAGCAACCCCAAACGGAGATCGAGAGTCACCAAATCTGTTGCTATAGTGGTTTTGTCCTTTTTCTGCTGCTGGATGCCAAACCATGCCATCACCTTTTGGGGCGTCTTGGTCAAATTTAACGCAGTCAACTGGGATAAGTCATATTACATGGTGCACACCTATGTGTTCCCTGTTACTGTGTGCTTGGCGCACGCAAACAGCTGCCTGAACCCGGTGCTTTACTGCCTGATGAGGCCAGAGATCAGGAAGATGCTCAGCGGTTTATTTTGGAGAGTTTCCACTCCATCCACCAACAAGGGCTGCGCGACGCGTTCTTTTACGCAGGGAGAAACTCAGGGAGTCGTGCCTCTCCAAATTATGGACAATGGAGAGTACACGCTGTCCATCATAGACCGTAAAGGCTTATCAAGCTCCAAAAAGATCATACACGCCTGA